A single Saccharolobus shibatae B12 DNA region contains:
- a CDS encoding thiolase family protein, whose translation MITGFTSSLYKKYQGSTFELLADTVFSALEMAGLDKNYVDGIYLTYLPGTFDGYANSHFFTNQVAQYLGIRPKFTQIFDYGGASALSMIHRAYKAIKAGEGETILCIVGGKATELRNKGVTVDAIDKAYPDVSLTPFDRLFRGLNDLNPVSDYALVANRHRYLFKSTDEQRALIAVRQRFNAMQNSKAMFRDPLTIEQVLKSPLVSYPLHLLEIVYPIDGFHVFVVSKRSSKSVLRNIDILGYGEAHWPFMPTELDEIVYTPAVESSKGLLNGKIDAFELYDSFTITVMLQVEDIGLAEKGKGGSFFENHDTTFKGDVPINTGGGSLNTGQPAYMSGGVILEEALLQLNDMADGHQVKGTDVVFLNGIGGWNRSHSVSLVLGEKK comes from the coding sequence GTGATAACTGGTTTCACCAGCAGTCTCTACAAAAAGTATCAAGGGTCAACCTTTGAATTATTAGCGGATACTGTATTTTCTGCGTTAGAAATGGCAGGTTTAGATAAGAATTATGTAGATGGAATATATCTTACATATTTGCCGGGAACCTTTGACGGTTACGCTAATTCCCATTTTTTCACAAACCAAGTGGCCCAATATCTTGGAATAAGACCTAAATTCACTCAAATCTTTGATTATGGAGGAGCTTCAGCCTTAAGTATGATACACAGAGCATATAAGGCAATTAAGGCTGGAGAAGGCGAAACAATCTTATGTATAGTAGGTGGAAAAGCTACAGAACTGAGAAATAAGGGAGTTACTGTGGATGCAATAGATAAGGCATACCCTGACGTATCTCTAACACCATTTGATAGGCTTTTCAGAGGACTTAACGATCTAAACCCAGTATCAGATTACGCACTGGTAGCCAATAGACATAGGTACCTCTTTAAAAGTACGGACGAACAAAGGGCCTTAATAGCAGTTAGGCAAAGGTTTAACGCAATGCAAAACAGTAAGGCCATGTTTAGAGATCCGCTAACTATAGAGCAAGTTTTGAAATCTCCGCTAGTATCCTATCCTTTGCATCTTCTTGAGATAGTTTACCCTATAGATGGTTTTCACGTTTTTGTGGTAAGTAAGAGAAGCAGCAAGTCAGTCCTTAGAAATATAGACATCTTGGGATATGGAGAGGCTCATTGGCCTTTTATGCCTACAGAGCTAGATGAGATAGTATATACTCCAGCTGTTGAGAGTTCTAAGGGATTATTAAATGGAAAGATAGACGCTTTTGAGCTTTACGATTCATTTACCATTACCGTTATGCTACAAGTTGAGGATATTGGCTTAGCGGAGAAGGGTAAGGGAGGCTCATTCTTTGAAAATCACGATACTACATTCAAGGGTGATGTTCCCATTAATACTGGGGGTGGTAGTTTGAATACTGGTCAACCCGCTTACATGAGTGGTGGTGTTATTTTAGAAGAAGCTTTACTTCAATTAAACGATATGGCAGATGGCCATCAAGTTAAGGGTACTGACGTTGTATTCCTAAATGGAATTGGTGGGTGGAATAGGTCTCATTCGGTATCTTTAGTATTAGGTGAGAAGAAATGA
- a CDS encoding fumarylacetoacetate hydrolase family protein, which yields MMKLFRVVKRGYYISYAILENNTIIRLDEDPIRALIRYSENKEVLGDRVTGIDYDSLLKNFQVNDVRITKPIEPPEVWGSGISYEMARERYSEENVAKILGKTIYETVYDAVRPEIFFKATPNRCVGHGEAIAVRSDSEWTLPEPELAVVLDSNGKILGYTIMDDVSARDLEAENPLYLPQSKIYAGCCAFGPVIVTPDEIKNPYSLDITLRIMRDNKVFFEGSVNTNKMRRKIEEQIQYLIRDNPIPDGTILTTGTAIVPGRDKGLKDGDIVEINISNIGTLITPVIKRVKK from the coding sequence ATGATGAAATTATTTAGAGTTGTAAAAAGGGGATATTATATAAGTTACGCAATATTAGAGAACAATACAATAATAAGGTTAGATGAGGATCCAATCAGAGCCCTAATTAGGTATTCGGAAAATAAGGAAGTTTTAGGAGATAGAGTCACTGGAATAGATTATGACTCACTGCTAAAGAACTTTCAAGTTAACGATGTTAGAATAACTAAACCAATTGAACCTCCGGAAGTTTGGGGATCTGGAATATCGTACGAAATGGCCAGGGAGAGGTATTCTGAAGAAAACGTAGCCAAAATATTAGGTAAGACGATCTATGAAACAGTGTATGATGCTGTTAGACCAGAGATATTCTTCAAGGCTACTCCAAATAGGTGCGTAGGGCATGGTGAGGCAATAGCGGTAAGAAGCGATTCTGAGTGGACACTACCAGAACCGGAATTAGCTGTAGTATTAGACTCCAATGGTAAAATCTTAGGCTATACCATAATGGATGACGTTTCCGCCAGAGATTTAGAGGCTGAAAATCCTCTCTACTTGCCACAGTCTAAGATATACGCTGGTTGTTGTGCCTTTGGACCAGTTATTGTTACCCCAGATGAGATTAAGAACCCGTATAGCCTTGATATCACTTTAAGGATTATGAGAGATAATAAAGTGTTTTTTGAGGGATCAGTGAATACAAACAAGATGAGGAGGAAAATTGAGGAGCAAATACAATACTTAATTAGGGATAACCCAATACCGGACGGGACGATTCTAACTACAGGTACTGCGATCGTTCCAGGAAGAGATAAGGGGCTTAAAGATGGAGATATAGTGGAGATAAATATAAGCAATATAGGGACATTAATAACTCCAGTTATAAAGAGAGTAAAAAAATAA
- the fabG gene encoding 3-oxoacyl-ACP reductase FabG, which translates to MRKFCDLSGRIAIITGGASGIGRAIAFKLASLGATVVLGDVKLEELKNVANEIAQQTSSKVVPLYVNVGDFNSAKEFYQKATEILGIDYVDILVNNAGINRDALFVKMTFEQWDEVMKVDLYSMFNMTKQVVDGMIRRNYGRIINMSSMSWLGNIGQANYSAAKAGVIGFTKTLARELAKYNITVNAITPGFIDTPMTRAVPEKVRQKIIEKIPMGRVGSPEDVANLIAFLSSEEASYITGEVIGVTGGLVL; encoded by the coding sequence ATGCGTAAATTCTGTGATTTAAGCGGGAGAATAGCCATTATAACTGGAGGCGCTAGTGGAATAGGAAGAGCTATAGCGTTCAAATTAGCGAGTCTTGGAGCTACCGTAGTTTTAGGCGATGTAAAGTTGGAGGAACTTAAAAACGTCGCAAATGAAATCGCCCAACAGACAAGTTCTAAAGTCGTTCCACTTTATGTAAACGTGGGGGATTTCAATTCAGCTAAGGAGTTCTATCAGAAAGCTACCGAGATCCTAGGAATAGATTACGTAGATATTTTAGTAAACAATGCGGGGATAAATAGGGACGCCTTATTTGTTAAGATGACTTTTGAACAGTGGGATGAAGTAATGAAGGTCGACCTATATAGTATGTTCAATATGACTAAACAAGTTGTTGATGGAATGATAAGGAGAAATTATGGAAGAATAATTAACATGTCATCAATGAGTTGGTTGGGAAATATTGGACAAGCTAATTACTCAGCAGCTAAGGCTGGGGTTATAGGCTTCACGAAAACTCTAGCAAGGGAATTGGCTAAATATAACATAACCGTAAACGCCATAACTCCAGGTTTCATTGATACTCCAATGACGAGGGCAGTTCCAGAGAAGGTTAGACAAAAAATTATAGAGAAAATACCAATGGGTAGAGTTGGTAGTCCAGAAGACGTAGCTAATCTAATAGCTTTCCTATCCTCTGAAGAAGCATCCTACATAACGGGAGAGGTAATAGGAGTTACCGGGGGTTTGGTGTTGTGA
- a CDS encoding Zn-ribbon domain-containing OB-fold protein, whose protein sequence is MRLEEIYSTYDKIVQSGYLPYIRCRKCMNTFFYVRNLCPKCGSRDLEVLRSGGIGKVFSWTKIFRKNDTSIYGIVELEEGFKIYCNFASDVEIGDKVRVKIKSSEDGKYKVLADKL, encoded by the coding sequence ATGAGGTTAGAAGAAATATATTCCACTTATGATAAAATAGTACAGAGTGGATATTTACCATATATTAGATGCAGGAAGTGTATGAATACTTTCTTCTACGTTAGGAATTTGTGTCCTAAATGTGGATCAAGAGATTTAGAGGTTCTAAGAAGCGGTGGAATAGGTAAGGTTTTCTCGTGGACTAAGATATTTAGGAAAAACGATACTTCCATATACGGTATCGTGGAATTAGAGGAGGGATTTAAGATATATTGCAATTTCGCAAGTGACGTAGAGATAGGTGATAAAGTTAGGGTTAAAATTAAGTCGTCAGAAGACGGTAAGTATAAAGTATTGGCAGACAAACTATAG
- a CDS encoding class I SAM-dependent methyltransferase, whose protein sequence is MGNSESISSTLKEIFNVDLSKYWNEAEGINNEIKRTLGNSFRYALSETKRYILYSIIKYYNPDVVIETGVGPGVSSTIILSALEKGTLHSIDIRESLENGKPVGFLVPEQLRSRWKLYIGRSRDILPDLLKRLSKVDIFLHDSEHTSENVTFELNLAWDYLRNDGVLLVDNLDFTEAPYHFAKQKGVKLYELTNEAGGLGIIIKS, encoded by the coding sequence ATGGGAAACTCGGAATCGATATCCAGCACCTTGAAGGAGATATTTAACGTGGATCTTAGTAAGTACTGGAATGAAGCTGAAGGAATAAACAATGAGATTAAGAGGACTTTAGGGAATAGTTTTAGGTATGCGCTTAGTGAAACTAAGAGGTATATTCTCTATTCGATAATAAAGTATTACAATCCAGATGTAGTGATTGAAACTGGTGTTGGTCCGGGTGTATCAAGTACAATAATACTCTCTGCCTTAGAGAAGGGTACACTACACTCCATTGATATTAGAGAAAGCTTAGAGAATGGAAAACCAGTAGGATTTTTAGTACCAGAACAGTTAAGGAGTAGGTGGAAGTTATACATAGGAAGGAGCAGAGATATCTTACCTGATCTATTAAAAAGGTTAAGTAAAGTTGATATTTTCCTTCACGATAGTGAACATACGTCTGAGAACGTAACTTTTGAACTTAATCTAGCGTGGGATTACTTGAGAAATGATGGAGTATTGCTTGTAGATAACCTAGATTTCACTGAAGCACCTTATCATTTCGCTAAACAGAAAGGGGTAAAACTATATGAATTGACAAACGAAGCTGGAGGTCTTGGAATTATAATTAAGAGTTGA
- the aldhT gene encoding 2,5-dioxopentanoate dehydrogenase encodes MKSYQELADKWIKGSGEEYLDINPADKDHVLAKIRLYTKDDVKETINKAVAKFEEWSKTPAPKRGAILLKAGELMEQEAQEFALLMTLEEGKTLKDSMFEVTRSYNLLKFYGALAFKISGKTLPSADPNTRIFTVKEPLGVVALITPWNFPLSIPVWKLAPALAAGNTAIIKPATKTPLMVAKLVEVLSKAGLPEGVVNLVVGKGSEVGDTIVSDDNIAAVSFTGSTEVGKRIYKLVGNKNRMTRIQLELGGKNALYVDKSADLTLAAELAVRGGFGLTGQSCTATSRLIVHKDVYTQFKQRLLERVKKWRVGPGTEDVDMGPVVDEGQFKKDLEYIEYGKNAGAKLIYGGNTIPGKGYFLEPTIFEGVTSDMRLFKEEIFGPVLSVTEAKDLDEAIRLVNAVDYGHTAGIVASDIKAINEFVSRVDAGVIKVNKPTVGLELQAPFGGFKNSGATTWKEMGEEALEFYLKEKTVYEGW; translated from the coding sequence ATGAAATCTTATCAAGAATTGGCTGACAAGTGGATTAAGGGTAGTGGGGAAGAATACCTTGATATTAACCCAGCTGACAAGGATCACGTACTAGCTAAAATAAGATTATATACAAAAGATGACGTTAAGGAAACCATAAACAAGGCTGTAGCCAAATTTGAAGAATGGTCAAAGACTCCAGCACCTAAGAGAGGGGCAATATTACTTAAAGCAGGGGAATTAATGGAACAGGAAGCCCAAGAGTTCGCGTTATTGATGACATTAGAGGAGGGTAAAACTCTAAAGGATAGTATGTTCGAAGTGACAAGAAGTTATAATTTACTGAAATTTTATGGAGCGTTAGCATTTAAGATATCCGGGAAAACGCTCCCTTCAGCAGATCCTAATACTAGGATATTTACAGTAAAGGAACCCTTAGGTGTAGTGGCCTTAATTACCCCATGGAATTTCCCATTATCAATACCAGTATGGAAATTGGCTCCAGCCTTGGCTGCGGGTAACACTGCAATAATAAAACCAGCGACGAAAACACCGTTAATGGTAGCCAAATTGGTAGAAGTGTTGTCTAAAGCTGGATTGCCAGAGGGTGTTGTGAATTTAGTAGTTGGTAAGGGAAGTGAAGTCGGAGATACCATAGTAAGTGATGATAACATAGCTGCAGTATCATTTACTGGATCAACCGAGGTAGGCAAGAGAATTTACAAACTTGTGGGAAATAAAAATAGAATGACAAGAATTCAACTAGAGCTAGGAGGTAAAAACGCGTTATATGTGGATAAGAGCGCTGACTTAACGTTAGCTGCTGAGTTAGCCGTAAGAGGAGGATTTGGGCTAACCGGTCAATCATGTACTGCAACTAGTAGGTTAATAGTTCACAAGGATGTATATACTCAATTTAAACAAAGACTACTAGAAAGAGTTAAGAAGTGGAGAGTAGGACCGGGTACTGAAGATGTGGATATGGGTCCAGTTGTGGATGAAGGTCAATTTAAGAAAGACCTAGAGTATATAGAATACGGAAAGAATGCCGGAGCGAAACTAATTTATGGTGGAAATACAATACCGGGGAAGGGATATTTCCTAGAACCTACAATTTTCGAAGGAGTCACATCTGATATGAGACTATTTAAAGAAGAGATTTTCGGTCCAGTACTCAGTGTCACTGAGGCAAAAGATTTAGATGAGGCTATAAGGCTAGTCAATGCTGTAGACTATGGACATACAGCTGGAATAGTGGCAAGCGATATCAAGGCGATTAACGAGTTCGTTAGTAGGGTAGATGCAGGAGTTATAAAGGTTAATAAGCCAACAGTCGGACTGGAATTGCAAGCACCATTTGGTGGTTTTAAGAATTCTGGAGCCACTACGTGGAAAGAGATGGGAGAAGAGGCTTTAGAGTTCTACCTTAAGGAGAAGACAGTATACGAGGGCTGGTAG
- a CDS encoding DUF998 domain-containing protein gives MMLNRTKASGYLILVGVSQFLLFFIISEILYPGYSVKYNYISDLGVGRTAIIFNTSIVIMGILVIIASILLRANYSPLVFLVGLGAALVGIFPENTGLPHLIASLITFLFGGIGAIVTSIRRNYFWTILGLVTLASLILYILKGYGPLGPGGLERMIVYPEIIWGISFATYLTR, from the coding sequence ATGATGCTAAATAGAACTAAGGCATCTGGTTACCTCATATTAGTAGGTGTATCACAATTTTTACTATTTTTTATAATATCGGAAATCTTATACCCAGGTTACTCGGTCAAATATAACTATATTAGTGACTTAGGAGTTGGAAGAACTGCAATTATATTCAACACATCCATAGTCATAATGGGAATACTAGTTATCATAGCATCAATACTGCTTAGGGCAAACTACTCACCGTTAGTCTTTTTAGTAGGGTTAGGAGCAGCATTAGTAGGTATATTTCCGGAAAATACTGGACTGCCCCATTTGATTGCATCACTAATAACTTTTCTTTTCGGAGGGATAGGGGCAATAGTTACTTCCATTAGGAGGAATTACTTTTGGACAATACTAGGTTTGGTAACGCTAGCTTCACTAATTCTATATATTCTTAAGGGTTATGGTCCTTTAGGACCAGGCGGATTGGAGAGGATGATAGTTTATCCAGAAATAATATGGGGAATAAGCTTCGCAACGTATTTGACACGTTAA
- a CDS encoding helix-turn-helix domain-containing protein has product MHVYKVKLDLKHDSCWTYKTSDFKVNAEVKYLFPLITKNSIFEIAEIYSDDKNELSDFISAINRRYGNNIKVANIDRPRSSKVALLYYFKNFDNSVTRVMIENNAVITNLSISNGIEEWYAYFFGEEEEILSNISHGLKRIDVKVENVDMEKTKVNDIKNDLVIINSLTPTEREILTTAIRLGFFEYPKRVRLEELAEMFGVTKVTLDRHIRNGLRKILSQLFINSQ; this is encoded by the coding sequence ATGCATGTTTATAAAGTCAAGCTTGATCTTAAGCATGATTCGTGTTGGACTTATAAGACGTCTGATTTCAAAGTAAATGCCGAGGTAAAGTATCTCTTTCCACTGATAACTAAGAATTCAATTTTCGAAATAGCTGAGATTTACTCCGATGATAAAAACGAACTTTCAGATTTCATATCAGCAATTAATAGAAGATATGGCAATAATATAAAAGTAGCTAACATAGACAGACCAAGATCTAGCAAAGTGGCCTTATTGTATTATTTTAAAAATTTTGACAACTCGGTTACAAGAGTCATGATAGAAAATAACGCAGTCATAACGAACTTATCCATAAGTAATGGAATAGAGGAATGGTATGCGTATTTCTTTGGAGAAGAAGAGGAAATTCTCTCAAATATATCACATGGTCTGAAGAGAATAGACGTTAAGGTGGAAAATGTTGATATGGAAAAAACTAAGGTAAATGATATAAAAAATGATCTAGTTATAATTAACTCTTTAACTCCTACAGAAAGGGAGATACTCACAACTGCAATTAGACTAGGGTTCTTCGAATACCCTAAAAGAGTCAGATTAGAAGAATTGGCTGAGATGTTTGGAGTAACTAAGGTAACTTTAGATAGGCATATAAGAAATGGGTTGAGGAAAATTTTGAGCCAGTTATTTATAAACTCTCAATAA
- the pip gene encoding proline iminopeptidase, with amino-acid sequence MKGYSINVEEGYGRIFGINIYYKLYRVKDSNRNLVTLHGGPGGSHDYLIPLADLSNYGINVLFYDQFGCGRSDDPKDTSDYTIDHGVEELEELRKQVFGNDKIVLLGHSYGGALAIAYALKYQQFLRGLIVSSGLSSVPYTVKEMRRLIEELPDKYKTIIKRYESLGDFKNPEYLEAVNFFYSQHLLRLKEMPEPVKRTFEYIEKKRTYEIMNGPNEFTIIGTIKDWDVTEQLYKITVPTLITVGKYDEVTVNVAQLIHKNIKGSRLVIFENSSHMAMWEEKDKYLEVIKGFIDQVYSLNMVK; translated from the coding sequence ATGAAAGGTTATTCTATAAATGTGGAGGAAGGTTATGGGAGAATCTTTGGAATAAACATATACTATAAGTTGTATAGAGTAAAGGATAGTAATAGGAACTTGGTAACTTTGCATGGCGGTCCTGGAGGTTCTCATGATTACCTAATACCTTTAGCAGACTTGTCAAATTACGGAATTAACGTCTTATTTTATGACCAATTTGGTTGCGGTAGGTCCGATGACCCTAAAGATACTTCTGATTATACCATAGATCATGGCGTAGAGGAATTAGAGGAACTTAGAAAGCAAGTTTTCGGCAATGATAAGATTGTATTATTGGGACACTCCTACGGTGGAGCGTTGGCAATAGCTTATGCACTTAAGTATCAACAGTTTTTAAGAGGTCTTATTGTAAGTAGTGGACTATCAAGTGTTCCCTATACCGTTAAAGAGATGAGGAGATTAATTGAGGAATTACCAGACAAGTACAAGACAATTATAAAGAGATATGAAAGTTTAGGTGATTTCAAAAACCCGGAATATTTAGAGGCCGTAAACTTCTTCTATAGTCAACATCTATTGAGACTTAAGGAAATGCCGGAACCAGTTAAAAGGACTTTCGAGTACATAGAGAAAAAGAGGACGTATGAAATAATGAATGGTCCGAACGAGTTTACTATCATTGGAACAATAAAGGATTGGGACGTTACTGAGCAATTATATAAAATAACTGTTCCTACTCTAATAACCGTGGGAAAATACGATGAAGTAACTGTTAATGTAGCTCAGCTTATTCATAAAAATATTAAGGGATCTAGACTTGTTATTTTCGAGAATAGCTCCCATATGGCCATGTGGGAGGAAAAGGATAAGTATCTTGAAGTTATAAAGGGGTTTATCGATCAAGTATATTCACTTAATATGGTTAAGTGA
- a CDS encoding twin-arginine translocase TatA/TatE family subunit, which produces MLDSPTDVIILLVVIAVLFFGSSKIPELFRALGRSMGEFKKGQLEAEMEMQQMMSSNVVEKRESSESVEELEKKIAELQNQLEALKQSKKA; this is translated from the coding sequence ATGCTAGATAGCCCCACTGATGTAATTATACTCTTAGTGGTTATTGCTGTACTCTTCTTTGGATCATCTAAAATACCAGAGCTTTTCAGAGCTTTAGGAAGATCAATGGGAGAGTTCAAGAAGGGACAACTTGAAGCAGAAATGGAAATGCAACAAATGATGTCTAGCAATGTAGTTGAAAAGAGGGAGAGTAGTGAAAGCGTAGAAGAACTCGAGAAGAAAATAGCGGAATTGCAAAATCAATTGGAAGCACTGAAGCAAAGCAAGAAGGCTTGA
- a CDS encoding MFS transporter, whose product MSQYSKEEIDRGIKKVYDTVLNTKNITARYIVILALASLWLDAYDFASMTFGTASLKSTFPSVPPILISLAIGAVQLGAVVGAVVGGWLNDRIGRRNMFILNMILFTGMAILGGLSTDITELTIFRGLLGFALGADTATGFAYIFEYLEKKQRLFWSNLWQIQWYIMYEVTIALIVVPFFFTVHSLTSPLLWRIIMIVGGVLALGILLLRSRIPESVLWLAYQGKLATAKKILKQTYGIDLPDVPDVDLQLRAPARGLKSAFSIFRASKWRELVYSFNGNFEQGFIFYTFGFYVPYILLALKLAGPLASIAASAFLYAGGVIGGYLTAWLTPRIGTKSQYVIGAIGEGISVGLIALTYIYHLPLIYFVVFSFLFYFFHVIGPASQGMTSINAFFGAKERGTAAGWGYFWVKLAAFIGLLIGILGITYSPVDLTLGLAVYGILTGILGLIIGYDTRTYKVADVEELEEKTVK is encoded by the coding sequence ATGTCACAATACTCTAAAGAAGAGATAGATAGGGGTATCAAAAAAGTATATGATACAGTCTTGAATACAAAAAATATAACCGCAAGATATATAGTAATTTTAGCTCTAGCTAGTCTCTGGCTAGATGCATATGATTTCGCAAGTATGACGTTTGGTACTGCATCCCTCAAAAGCACTTTCCCTTCTGTACCACCTATTTTAATTTCCTTAGCTATAGGCGCAGTACAATTAGGTGCTGTTGTAGGTGCAGTGGTTGGCGGTTGGTTAAACGATCGTATTGGTAGGAGAAATATGTTCATACTTAATATGATATTATTTACCGGTATGGCAATCTTGGGAGGATTATCTACTGATATTACAGAGTTAACAATCTTCAGAGGTCTATTAGGTTTTGCTTTAGGAGCTGATACTGCAACAGGTTTTGCTTATATATTCGAGTATTTAGAGAAAAAACAGAGACTATTTTGGTCAAATCTATGGCAGATACAATGGTATATCATGTACGAGGTTACCATAGCTTTAATAGTGGTTCCATTCTTCTTTACAGTTCACTCATTGACATCTCCCTTATTATGGAGAATTATTATGATAGTTGGAGGTGTTCTAGCTTTAGGAATATTATTACTAAGAAGTAGGATCCCAGAATCGGTATTATGGTTAGCATATCAAGGTAAATTAGCTACTGCCAAGAAAATATTGAAGCAGACCTACGGAATAGATTTGCCAGATGTCCCAGACGTGGATTTGCAATTAAGGGCACCAGCTAGAGGATTAAAGAGTGCCTTTAGCATATTTAGGGCGAGTAAATGGAGGGAGTTGGTCTATTCCTTTAACGGCAACTTTGAACAAGGATTCATATTCTATACATTTGGCTTTTATGTACCTTATATATTACTAGCGCTAAAACTGGCTGGACCACTTGCCTCAATAGCAGCTTCTGCATTTCTGTACGCTGGAGGCGTAATAGGTGGCTATTTGACAGCATGGTTAACACCTAGAATTGGTACCAAATCACAATATGTAATAGGAGCAATAGGTGAGGGAATTTCAGTAGGGCTAATCGCACTTACATACATTTATCACTTACCATTAATATACTTCGTGGTATTTTCTTTCCTATTTTATTTCTTCCATGTCATAGGTCCAGCCAGTCAAGGTATGACGTCCATAAACGCTTTCTTTGGAGCCAAAGAAAGAGGTACTGCTGCGGGATGGGGATATTTCTGGGTTAAGTTAGCTGCATTTATAGGGTTACTAATAGGAATTCTTGGTATAACTTATAGTCCAGTAGATCTGACATTAGGTTTGGCCGTTTATGGTATTTTGACCGGTATATTAGGTTTAATTATAGGCTATGATACTAGGACATATAAGGTTGCGGACGTGGAGGAATTAGAAGAAAAAACAGTTAAATAA